Proteins found in one Campylobacter concisus genomic segment:
- the ccoO gene encoding cytochrome-c oxidase, cbb3-type subunit II has protein sequence MFAWLEKNPFFFAVCVFIVIAYAGVVEILPDFANRARPLEGTKPYTVLELAGKNIYIQNGCNTCHSQMIRPFKAETDRYGMYSLSGEFAYDRPHLWGSKRTGPDLMRVGNYRTTDWHENHMLNPASVVPGSIMPAYPFLFKKNADIETAYAEALTVKKVFNTPYDEKDMPALGTFEQANANVKEQAASIVESMKDEQVKSAFAKGEIRQIVALIAYLNSLK, from the coding sequence TTTGCTTGGTTAGAAAAAAATCCATTCTTTTTTGCAGTTTGCGTATTTATCGTCATAGCTTATGCTGGTGTGGTAGAAATTTTACCTGACTTTGCAAATAGAGCTAGGCCACTTGAGGGTACAAAACCTTATACAGTTTTAGAGCTTGCTGGAAAAAATATATATATACAAAATGGTTGCAATACTTGTCACTCACAGATGATACGTCCGTTTAAAGCAGAGACTGATAGATATGGCATGTACTCGTTAAGCGGCGAATTTGCTTATGATCGTCCGCATCTTTGGGGTTCAAAAAGAACTGGCCCAGATCTTATGCGTGTGGGTAATTATAGAACGACAGATTGGCATGAAAATCATATGTTAAACCCAGCCTCAGTTGTGCCAGGCTCGATCATGCCAGCATATCCATTTTTATTTAAGAAAAATGCTGATATAGAGACCGCTTACGCTGAAGCACTAACTGTTAAAAAAGTCTTTAACACACCTTATGATGAGAAAGATATGCCAGCTCTTGGCACTTTTGAGCAAGCAAATGCTAACGTGAAAGAGCAGGCTGCAAGTATCGTTGAAAGTATGAAAGATGAGCAAGTAAAAAGTGCTTTTGCAAAAGGTGAAATTCGCCAGATCGTGGCACTTATCGCCTATCTAAATAGCCTAAAATAG
- a CDS encoding DUF4006 family protein encodes MENKNRNIFALNGISGYLVAVLLLLSILGVLTYIGIGLQKDVATKPYSLKDASSIEMKSVDNAKHVIIKE; translated from the coding sequence ATGGAAAATAAAAATAGAAACATCTTTGCTTTAAATGGCATTAGCGGTTATTTGGTGGCAGTTTTGCTTTTGCTATCTATCCTTGGTGTACTTACTTATATTGGTATTGGCTTGCAAAAAGATGTAGCAACCAAGCCTTACTCATTAAAAGATGCAAGTAGCATTGAGATGAAGAGCGTTGATAACGCTAAACACGTCATTATAAAGGAGTAG
- a CDS encoding FixH family protein encodes MDKKTFWPYAIVLSFIAIIIACAVTIIIALKHPVEMDSSYMQSYQNVDENITFIKESEKRFDEKFDLKFESNFNALNAKFKFHLTPKKGEISALKYEILLTRPQTNKENKILRASWQENNLVSEETSLKEGRWQLLLRLSDTNDTRYYKFDLNVTK; translated from the coding sequence ATGGATAAAAAAACCTTTTGGCCTTATGCTATCGTGCTTAGTTTCATTGCTATCATTATCGCTTGCGCAGTAACGATCATCATAGCGCTGAAACATCCAGTCGAAATGGATAGCTCTTATATGCAAAGCTACCAAAATGTCGATGAAAACATAACCTTTATCAAAGAGAGTGAAAAACGCTTTGATGAGAAATTTGATCTAAAATTTGAGTCAAATTTTAATGCCCTAAATGCTAAGTTTAAATTTCATCTAACTCCTAAAAAAGGAGAAATTTCAGCTTTGAAATATGAAATTTTACTCACTCGCCCACAGACAAATAAAGAAAATAAAATTTTAAGAGCTTCATGGCAAGAAAATAATCTAGTAAGTGAAGAAACAAGCCTAAAAGAAGGTAGATGGCAACTACTTTTAAGGCTAAGTGACACTAATGATACAAGGTATTATAAATTTGATCTTAATGTCACAAAATGA
- a CDS encoding RecB-like helicase — MKDFLALKASAGSGKTFALSVRYIALVLRGENINEIIALTFTKKAANEMKERIITTFLDLQNKKDELDKLCKELSLSQGEVIKRRDEKLDRFLQSELKIYTFDAFFSGILKKFSQNLGLSPDYSVQDSLQDLAWKKFVKEASKDYKLLSELALMMIISSQKEASFSQTLAKFYESFGGELKDSGASYPDDSKVRAAQKEINEHIALQNGASDSAKKTFNEQNLFELFKNKVFERESLNYRTFSKIYTSELDELFVKLKEAAKEYILEVERYRLSGFSKLLNVYKYSNLELNKEINALSFADINKLVFKLLVENFDKDVLYFRLDGRINHLLIDEFQDTNVIQYEIILPLITEIVSGYGQNGLGSFFYVGDTKQSIYKFRGGKKELFDKLGEKFEQILVENLPSNYRSLKALVKFNNAVFEEIYHRYGLSFEPQEPAKKDKELSYKVSGECPYFEAEEDDYGYLHVLSDEDIAGAAVSQVKELLAAGVNASEITVLCWKNSDISLISEVLSSEGIKSVNEGTLELKRTPFVAAIIEYAKFCLFGEEIYEKNVKALVNTNPKRLKIKAEDSVTKSLFYLAKNLYINMADVDILRLFELSSGYKNLSNFIFNLENFSSKISPKNADGVKIMTVHKSKGLEFTHVIVCDMMSKGRGDDSNFITEYSEKGEWIVKSRISGRENFDPEYAGVLEQIKELEKQENINKIYVAFTRATKSLIIIKQAAPSGNSPSFFSFYTRSDKSEVNDYLDLKEFSFGKILPSKSEQKEAKKDEKMPEILKIERQDVEAREQKTSGKNLEAIYFGLAFHYLLEMSEKFDENLLLKAKSLMLNKFYKFLSLDRLEDAFKRAKMLINEPKFLKCIKDKEIYKEQPFKVKNELKQMDLFCIGESEICVIDYKTTDKNIEENKKQVGEYKEALSKFYPKHSIIAVIFYALNGKISYIEV, encoded by the coding sequence ATGAAAGATTTTTTAGCCCTAAAAGCAAGTGCTGGAAGCGGGAAAACATTCGCTTTAAGCGTTCGTTATATCGCTTTGGTGCTTAGAGGCGAAAATATAAACGAGATCATCGCTCTAACCTTTACCAAAAAAGCGGCCAATGAGATGAAAGAGCGCATAATCACAACTTTTTTGGACTTGCAAAACAAAAAAGACGAGCTTGATAAGCTTTGCAAAGAGCTTAGTTTGAGCCAAGGTGAGGTCATAAAAAGACGCGATGAGAAGCTTGATAGATTTTTGCAAAGTGAGCTAAAAATTTATACATTTGATGCATTTTTCTCTGGAATCCTAAAGAAATTTAGTCAAAATTTAGGACTTAGTCCTGATTACAGCGTGCAAGATAGTCTGCAAGATCTGGCGTGGAAAAAATTTGTAAAAGAGGCAAGCAAAGATTATAAGCTTCTTAGTGAGCTTGCACTCATGATGATCATTTCAAGTCAAAAAGAGGCGAGCTTTTCGCAGACTTTGGCTAAATTTTATGAGAGTTTTGGCGGCGAGCTAAAAGATAGTGGCGCGAGCTATCCAGATGATAGCAAGGTAAGAGCAGCGCAAAAGGAGATAAATGAGCATATAGCCTTGCAAAATGGTGCTAGCGATTCGGCTAAAAAGACATTTAATGAGCAAAATTTATTTGAGCTTTTTAAAAATAAGGTCTTTGAAAGAGAGAGCCTAAATTACCGCACTTTTAGCAAAATTTACACAAGTGAGCTTGACGAGCTTTTTGTAAAGCTAAAAGAGGCGGCAAAAGAGTATATTTTAGAGGTTGAAAGATATAGACTTAGCGGTTTTAGCAAGCTCTTAAATGTTTATAAATACTCAAATTTAGAGCTAAACAAAGAGATAAACGCTTTAAGCTTTGCTGATATAAATAAGCTGGTCTTTAAGCTTTTGGTTGAAAATTTTGATAAAGATGTGCTTTATTTTAGGCTTGATGGCAGGATAAATCACCTTTTGATAGATGAGTTTCAAGATACAAATGTGATCCAATATGAGATCATCTTGCCACTTATCACTGAGATCGTTTCAGGATACGGACAAAACGGGCTCGGGAGCTTTTTTTACGTGGGCGACACAAAGCAGAGTATCTATAAATTTAGGGGTGGTAAAAAAGAGCTTTTTGATAAGCTTGGAGAGAAATTTGAGCAAATTTTGGTGGAAAATTTGCCTAGCAACTACCGCAGTTTAAAGGCTTTAGTGAAATTTAATAACGCTGTTTTTGAAGAAATTTATCATAGATATGGGCTTAGTTTTGAGCCACAAGAGCCAGCTAAAAAAGATAAGGAGCTAAGCTACAAAGTAAGTGGCGAGTGTCCTTATTTTGAAGCCGAGGAAGATGACTACGGCTACTTGCATGTGCTAAGCGATGAAGATATAGCGGGTGCAGCAGTTTCGCAAGTAAAAGAGCTACTTGCTGCTGGCGTAAATGCAAGTGAGATAACTGTGCTTTGCTGGAAAAATAGCGACATCAGCCTCATCTCAGAGGTGCTTAGCAGTGAGGGGATAAAAAGCGTAAATGAAGGCACCTTGGAGCTAAAGCGAACGCCGTTTGTTGCAGCGATCATCGAGTATGCGAAATTTTGTCTTTTTGGTGAAGAAATTTATGAAAAAAATGTAAAAGCACTTGTAAATACAAATCCTAAAAGGTTAAAAATAAAAGCTGAAGATAGTGTGACAAAAAGCCTATTTTATCTAGCTAAAAATTTATATATAAATATGGCTGATGTTGATATTTTAAGGCTTTTTGAGCTAAGCAGTGGCTATAAAAATTTAAGCAATTTTATCTTTAATCTTGAAAATTTTAGTTCTAAAATCAGTCCTAAAAATGCTGACGGCGTAAAGATAATGACTGTTCATAAGTCAAAAGGGCTCGAGTTTACTCACGTGATAGTTTGCGATATGATGAGTAAGGGCAGGGGCGATGACTCAAACTTTATAACAGAATATAGCGAAAAAGGCGAGTGGATAGTAAAAAGTAGAATTTCTGGTAGAGAAAATTTTGACCCTGAGTATGCTGGTGTGTTAGAGCAAATAAAAGAGCTTGAGAAACAAGAAAATATCAATAAAATTTACGTCGCTTTCACTAGGGCTACAAAGTCGCTTATCATTATTAAACAAGCTGCTCCAAGTGGAAATAGTCCTAGCTTTTTTTCTTTTTATACTAGAAGCGATAAAAGCGAAGTAAACGACTATCTTGATTTAAAAGAGTTTAGTTTTGGTAAAATTTTACCTAGCAAGAGTGAGCAAAAAGAGGCAAAAAAAGATGAAAAAATGCCTGAAATTTTAAAGATAGAAAGGCAAGACGTAGAGGCAAGAGAGCAAAAAACGAGCGGTAAAAATTTAGAGGCAATCTATTTTGGCTTAGCGTTTCACTATTTACTTGAGATGAGTGAGAAATTTGATGAAAATTTGCTTTTAAAAGCTAAAAGTTTAATGCTAAATAAATTTTATAAATTTCTCTCACTTGATAGGCTTGAAGATGCCTTTAAACGGGCAAAAATGCTAATAAATGAGCCAAAATTTCTAAAGTGTATAAAAGATAAAGAAATTTACAAAGAGCAGCCATTTAAAGTAAAAAACGAACTAAAACAGATGGACTTATTTTGTATTGGAGAGAGCGAAATTTGCGTGATTGACTATAAAACGACAGATAAAAATATTGAGGAAAATAAAAAACAAGTTGGAGAATACAAAGAGGCATTAAGTAAATTTTATCCAAAGCATAGTATAATCGCCGTCATCTTCTACGCTCTTAATGGAAAAATTTCATATATTGAAGTTTAA
- a CDS encoding flavin reductase: MHKELNRQGFYYGFPVLLATTKDKNANDDITVLSSSWTLGNTVVLGIGIENQGFKNIKNGSDITLNLCDESLLEAVQKMEKLTGDSEVPEEKKNLGYTYEHDKFKVANLSKEPGINAKTVRIKECKIQIETVVEKIELKEWFSIVTCKITGIFVDENLLKDEKIDTQKWHPLIYKFKEYVGTCERLGLNFRFKEI, translated from the coding sequence ATGCATAAAGAGTTAAACAGACAAGGTTTTTACTACGGCTTTCCAGTTTTGCTAGCTACCACAAAAGATAAAAACGCAAACGATGATATCACGGTGCTTTCATCTTCTTGGACGTTAGGAAATACAGTAGTGCTTGGCATAGGCATTGAAAATCAAGGCTTTAAAAATATCAAAAATGGTTCAGATATCACGCTAAATTTATGTGATGAGAGTCTGCTAGAAGCTGTGCAAAAAATGGAAAAACTAACTGGCGATAGTGAAGTGCCAGAAGAAAAAAAGAATCTTGGCTACACCTACGAGCACGACAAATTTAAGGTGGCAAATCTCAGCAAAGAACCTGGCATAAATGCAAAAACCGTCAGAATAAAAGAGTGCAAGATACAGATAGAAACGGTTGTAGAAAAGATAGAGTTAAAAGAGTGGTTTAGCATAGTTACTTGCAAGATTACAGGCATTTTTGTAGATGAAAATTTACTAAAAGATGAAAAGATAGATACGCAAAAATGGCATCCACTAATCTATAAATTTAAAGAATATGTCGGCACTTGCGAGCGTTTGGGATTAAATTTTAGATTTAAAGAGATTTGA
- a CDS encoding cbb3-type cytochrome c oxidase N-terminal domain-containing protein, with protein sequence MQWLNLEDNINLLALIGAILIIVLTVVVAGKYVGQMKVKKDESVELSEHNWDGIGEYKNPVPFGWAVVFLLTLVWAIWYYLLGYPLNSYSQIGEYNKEVKEANAKFEKEYSNPSKETLHAMGESVFLVQCSACHGITGDGIGGKAANLQIWGSEQGIVDTILNGSKGLDYPMGEMPAGLADADGAKAIAAYVAKEISAIKSTKNENLVAMGKELYVACAACHGDDGKGMDGMSADISKYGSSEFIVDVLNRGKNGNIGVMPEFNDGRLNEIQQKAVGEYVISLSKGE encoded by the coding sequence ATGCAATGGCTAAATTTAGAAGATAATATAAATTTACTTGCGTTAATAGGTGCCATCTTAATTATCGTACTAACTGTCGTTGTAGCTGGCAAGTATGTTGGTCAAATGAAAGTTAAAAAGGATGAAAGCGTAGAGCTTAGCGAGCACAACTGGGACGGAATAGGCGAGTATAAAAATCCAGTTCCATTTGGTTGGGCAGTAGTTTTTTTATTAACACTTGTTTGGGCGATTTGGTATTATTTACTTGGTTATCCACTAAATTCTTACTCACAAATCGGTGAATATAATAAAGAGGTAAAAGAGGCAAACGCTAAATTTGAAAAAGAGTATTCAAACCCAAGCAAAGAAACGCTTCACGCTATGGGAGAGAGCGTATTTTTGGTGCAATGCTCAGCATGTCATGGCATCACAGGTGATGGTATTGGTGGCAAAGCTGCAAATTTACAAATTTGGGGTAGCGAACAAGGAATAGTTGATACGATACTAAATGGCTCAAAAGGGCTTGATTATCCTATGGGTGAGATGCCAGCAGGGCTAGCTGATGCTGATGGAGCAAAGGCTATCGCAGCTTATGTTGCAAAAGAGATAAGTGCTATAAAAAGTACAAAAAATGAAAATTTAGTAGCTATGGGAAAAGAGCTTTACGTAGCTTGTGCAGCTTGTCACGGAGATGATGGCAAAGGCATGGATGGTATGTCGGCTGATATTAGTAAATATGGTTCAAGTGAGTTCATCGTAGATGTACTAAATCGTGGTAAAAACGGCAACATCGGTGTTATGCCTGAATTTAATGATGGTAGATTAAACGAGATACAACAAAAAGCAGTTGGCGAATATGTCATATCGCTATCAAAGGGCGAATAA
- a CDS encoding PD-(D/E)XK nuclease family protein: protein MHNLNQLFIFTNSRKIREFNASFNDELIPKSLSIAEFYKKVVYVDGRFEIDSTYALVLMNRACASVKKANSVLKIPTEFFEFLKNNDYLFSFFKELAISKKSISEIKFNDIYANFEEHLNILEAVLKEYESLLGQENLYDDITLPKIYNINEAYIKSFSEISLHIDGILSEFEWEILEKISKLTTLKIIFQTSVFNTKLINKIRQISAISEIENYKKYELNLKTNELICLENIKKFEPVLEKRFATRSLQCAYAMAKVSEFVREGIKPENIAVILPDESFSEILRLHDRDKIFNYAMGESFKNTKFYEALYYIARAINEEARLVFDQGKCESYEELGFILNTLGVSEELFNKFKSSYFELCDFAKFKELIDELLTLENEPRCEEKLALELFRIENLCRYFSFSLKQLSEIFLLNISRLSIDDVGGGKISVMGMLESRGMKFDGVIIVDFNDNFIPVRSTNEMFLNSKVRQKAGLISYLERENLQRFYYESLINNAKKVAISCVLNEESIPSRFLKNFKTIKDEKFSDEAYLKLFLKGSTSLNLSDDEIILEHDFFTKPLSFSTLNLFLTCPRKYYYAKIAGIKGAKAIATEPGSKQGNSVHKALYEYYTSDFYRQKNIFDLAIFKEILAKQDFSSLELEIWSQKFKEYAEFENERLSAGFRVLECEKDIESSFCDVKIKGIIDRIDASPDGEPFILDYKTGDANANSLQLAFYEALYGSEVKSAYFALKNEPVLISSKKSVDDLRAEIENLKSISNTKINFERKSGACKFCEYAILCRREL, encoded by the coding sequence ATGCATAACCTAAACCAACTTTTTATCTTTACGAACTCGCGTAAGATTCGTGAATTTAATGCAAGTTTTAATGATGAGCTAATCCCAAAAAGCCTAAGCATTGCCGAGTTTTATAAAAAGGTAGTTTATGTAGATGGTAGATTTGAGATTGATAGCACCTATGCTTTGGTGCTTATGAATAGAGCCTGTGCTAGCGTCAAAAAGGCAAACTCTGTTCTTAAAATTCCAACTGAGTTTTTTGAATTTTTGAAAAATAATGACTATCTTTTTTCATTTTTTAAAGAGCTAGCTATTAGTAAAAAGAGTATCTCTGAGATCAAATTTAACGATATTTACGCTAATTTTGAGGAGCATTTAAACATACTTGAAGCGGTTTTAAAAGAGTATGAGAGCTTGCTTGGTCAAGAAAATCTCTACGATGATATAACCTTGCCAAAAATTTATAACATAAATGAAGCTTATATCAAAAGCTTTAGTGAAATTTCACTGCACATAGATGGAATTTTAAGTGAGTTCGAGTGGGAAATTTTAGAGAAAATCTCAAAGCTAACTACGCTAAAAATTATCTTTCAAACCAGTGTTTTCAACACAAAGCTAATCAATAAAATAAGGCAAATTTCAGCTATTAGTGAGATTGAAAATTACAAAAAATATGAGCTAAATTTAAAGACAAATGAGCTAATTTGCTTAGAAAATATCAAAAAATTTGAGCCAGTCTTAGAAAAGCGATTTGCCACTAGAAGCCTGCAATGTGCCTACGCTATGGCAAAGGTGAGCGAGTTTGTGCGTGAGGGCATAAAGCCTGAAAACATCGCTGTTATATTGCCAGATGAGAGTTTTAGTGAAATTTTAAGGCTACATGATAGAGATAAAATTTTTAACTACGCTATGGGTGAGAGCTTTAAAAATACAAAATTTTATGAAGCGCTTTACTACATCGCAAGAGCGATAAATGAAGAGGCAAGACTGGTTTTTGATCAAGGCAAGTGTGAGAGCTACGAGGAGCTTGGATTTATCTTGAACACGCTTGGCGTAAGCGAAGAGCTTTTTAATAAATTTAAATCAAGCTACTTTGAACTTTGTGACTTTGCTAAATTTAAAGAGCTAATAGATGAGCTTTTAACGCTTGAAAATGAGCCAAGATGCGAAGAAAAGCTTGCGCTTGAGCTTTTTAGGATTGAGAATTTATGTAGGTATTTTAGCTTTAGCTTAAAGCAACTAAGTGAAATTTTCTTACTAAATATCTCTCGCCTTAGCATCGATGATGTGGGCGGCGGAAAGATCAGCGTCATGGGCATGCTTGAGAGCCGTGGAATGAAATTTGATGGTGTGATCATAGTTGATTTTAATGATAACTTCATCCCAGTAAGAAGCACAAATGAGATGTTTTTAAACTCAAAAGTGAGGCAAAAGGCAGGGCTTATAAGCTACCTTGAGCGTGAAAATTTGCAGAGATTTTACTACGAAAGCCTTATAAACAATGCCAAAAAGGTCGCCATAAGCTGTGTTTTAAACGAAGAGAGTATTCCTTCAAGATTTTTAAAAAATTTCAAAACAATAAAAGATGAGAAATTTAGTGACGAGGCGTATTTAAAATTATTTTTAAAAGGAAGTACAAGCCTAAATTTAAGCGATGATGAGATTATTTTGGAGCATGATTTTTTCACTAAACCGCTATCATTTTCTACACTAAATTTATTTCTAACCTGCCCAAGAAAGTATTATTACGCAAAGATAGCTGGTATAAAAGGAGCAAAAGCAATAGCAACTGAGCCAGGATCTAAGCAAGGAAATAGCGTGCATAAGGCGCTTTATGAATACTACACGAGTGATTTTTATAGACAAAAAAATATATTTGATTTGGCTATTTTTAAAGAAATACTTGCAAAGCAAGATTTTTCTTCGCTTGAGCTTGAGATTTGGTCGCAGAAATTTAAAGAATACGCAGAGTTTGAAAATGAACGTTTAAGTGCTGGCTTTAGAGTGCTTGAGTGCGAAAAAGACATAGAGAGCAGTTTTTGTGATGTAAAGATAAAAGGCATTATCGATAGAATCGATGCTAGCCCTGATGGTGAGCCTTTTATACTTGATTATAAAACTGGTGATGCAAATGCGAACTCACTTCAGCTTGCTTTTTATGAAGCACTTTACGGTAGCGAGGTAAAAAGTGCTTACTTTGCTCTAAAGAATGAACCAGTACTTATCAGCTCAAAAAAAAGCGTAGATGATCTAAGGGCTGAGATAGAAAATCTAAAGAGTATAAGTAACACTAAGATAAATTTTGAAAGAAAAAGCGGAGCTTGTAAATTTTGCGAGTATGCCATACTTTGTAGGAGAGAGTTATGA
- a CDS encoding cytochrome c oxidase, cbb3-type, CcoQ subunit, protein MDIRELQAYGYFILTAFLAITLYAYFFHLYKSEKQGRRNYEKYSRLALDDEIGSKILEQKATKESVCNG, encoded by the coding sequence ATGGACATTAGAGAACTTCAAGCTTATGGCTATTTTATTTTGACAGCATTCTTAGCTATCACTTTGTATGCTTATTTTTTTCATCTTTACAAAAGTGAAAAGCAAGGTAGAAGAAATTATGAGAAGTATTCAAGATTAGCCCTAGATGATGAGATCGGTAGTAAAATTTTAGAGCAAAAGGCTACAAAGGAGAGCGTATGCAATGGCTAA